The Penicillium psychrofluorescens genome assembly, chromosome: 2 nucleotide sequence CAGAACGCTGGGTGGGTCTTCCAGCTTTCCGTAGCTAGCGAGAGTATCTTTTTGTTGTCAGCATTGTTTCCACATGAAAGACGCCGATGTAGGATATTATTACCGGCAACAGAATTATGGAATTCACCGGAAGGAATTCCGCCTTGACACGTGTTGTCACGATACATGTCCTGTATTCCCTCCCAAGGCGCGAGCGCTGTAAGGCCTTTAGGACGCAGACTTCCGATCTTCCATTGCGCCATGGCCAACCAACTGTTGCCGGCGAGCCCGACTTTGCCACTGCACCAGGGCTGTTCCGACAACCAAGTCACAAACTCTGCTCCATCTTGGGCTTCCTGGTGACCCATTATTTCCAAATCACCCTCAGAAGTGTAAGCGCCCCGTGTGTCCACATTCACGACTGCATATCCTTCCGCACACCAGAATCCAGGATCTGGCCCTTCCCATTTGTGTAGACCTGATAACCAATGCTTTGGTACTCCAGCACGGAATGGAAAGTCGTCCAAGAGCGTCCCGCCTTTCTGCTTGCCATATGGACTCCAGGCAACTAGAGCGGGGATCTTCTTGTGATTATCGATGACTTCTAAATTCTCGTAGCCAGCCGGGAAGAAAATGTCGTAATACAGTTTGGTACCATCGGAAAGAACCATGGGCATGCTTTCGTGCATCAAAACATCAACCGGGAGGGGCTTCGCGCCTTTTTCCACTTGCTGTCCAGCTTTAAAGGTAGAGAGGCCCTGGCGAAACCCGGGAAAGCGCGCTTTGGGGTCTTCTGGAGACAAGGGAGAACGAAATTGAACGTAGTcctttgctttctttctgttctcTTGACATGACGCCAGGAAATCGGCGTGGGGTTGTATTTCAGCCATTACGTAGCTGATGAGGTGGAAAGTCGAAGAGGACAAGTTAACAACAGTATGAAACCATCAAGGGAGATTGGTTGTGAACAGAAGTAGAGGACCGTGAGGAGCGGAAATGTTGAGATAGTCCCTGGTAAAATGGCGGAGAGAATACGTGGGCCAAGCCTATAGCTGCAATCCATGGATAGTTAATTCGTAACGTCAAATTCATATCTCCACTAGTCCCCAATAGAGCTCAATAATCCCTGTCGATCTCGGATGCAAGTGGGGCCCCGACGGGGTAAAGTGGCGGGAACGGCGGGGAACATGGCAGGAGACCGACAAAGGTGGTTTCTAGGGGAATCCGATGCATCCGCGTCGTGGGTCGTACTTAGTTAATTACCGAGTAATGAATACTTAGATAAGGTGAGAGCTGACATTCTTTCTTTACAGCTCCATCTCACCCCTCATTACATTCGGTTTTGTTACACTAGCAGGAACAACGACGTCGCTCACCATCATGTCGAAAAGCCTCAGAATTGCGGTTCTGGGCCCCAAAGGCCAATGTGGAGCATGCGTTGTGGATGAACTCCTATCCAGAGGACACAGTGTGGTCGGAATTTCTCGTTCGGCTCCTAAGACATGGCCAAAGCCTGGAGAGTATGGTGGCATTCCATGCGATTTCAGCGACATCAAAGGTCTGAGCAAAATTTTATCTGATGGCGGCTTTGACGCAGTCGTCTCTGCCTTTGCTCCTCCCTTGGCCGACTTTGACGCCGTGTATGCTGTGGGCGTGGAAGGCCATGGTAATATCAAGATGGCCATCCTGAGATCGACTTATCGCGGTCCTTTCATTATCATTGGTATGACTGTCTGATCTCGCTATGGAAGTTTGATATGAGTCTAATCATCTACACAGGTGGCGCTGGATCGCTCTATTACAAGAATGGTGTCCAATTGTGTGATGATGAAAGCTTTGCATTTAAGCACTGGTGAGTTTTAGAAACATGAAATCCATTAGTATATAATTGGGAAAGCCACTTACCAATAACAGGTACGCATGGCCCGATGTCCATCTCGACTACATGTCTACACGCATGTTTGATCATGGACAGCGAGCATTCGGCACATTCATCCGTATGTTCAAATGGGCAAGATCAAACCGCGAGAATCCTGGCTGTAGGTTCCCCAGCATCGAGTTCCCTGCCCATGTGGAAAGTTGTTAACAGATTTTATTATTGAAAGGGTTCTCTTGGATGTTCAGGCCATTTGCCAGCTGGTTCCTACGGTCCGCCAAGAAGAACCTCACTAGATTCAATACGCTCGGGCTTATTCTATGCTCCCGAGCGGCGCTCACTATGTGGGAAGGTGTACGGGAGACCAAATGGAGCTTTCTATCACCCCCATGGCAGTTGCGTGATAAAGGTAATCTCAAATTTGATCCTTGGGACTGTTTTCAAAGCTAAGCCTCTTGCTCAAACAGGAATTAGAACAGGAAAGTATGAAGTACACGTGGATGATACTATGGGCTCTGCTGAGTATGGAATTGACAATGGGATCTACAATGAGGATATGGCGGTAGCCATTGTGGATGAGGTCGAGAACCACAAGTTGAACCACAAGCATTGGACATGTACCGGGCAAATTGGATTGAAGGAATGGTAGGCTCTCAACTGCTGCCAAGTCTCACGTTTTATCTCTTTGTTACGTACTAAGTCCTGTAGCGGCGAAATTTTGAACTTGTCTACTTTCTATTTTTAATGCGTTTTTCCCTAATTCAAATGCAAAACCTGCCGATTAGTGGCTCTTTTATGTGGTCGTCAGTTCAAATGAGTTCTCAGATACCCAGCTCCGCCGGCTGAAGGCAGTACTTGCCCTTGTACGGTTTGATTTCAAAGTCTATTAACGTATTCGGTAAGCCAGCTCCGCAGTCCAGAACACAAAATGCTGAAAAGCCTTATCGATAGCTATCCAAAGGCAACAAGATAAAAGTACCTCGCGGTTGATGAGATATCAAGTTGTAATTCGTCGCTTTTATAAGGTGTTCCGCATTGTCTCCCCACTTCCCTACTCAATAGCTATGCAAGATGTCCGCGTGATTGAAGCATAGCAGGTAATATGCGGGGCCGATTGTTCCCAATGGTTTTTCGGCCCCACCGCCAGCTCAAATTACCGCatcttgctctttttttcAACTTCGTATAGACCACCGCACTGTAAGAGTTTTCCTATAAGTCTTTTAGTGACTTGGTGAGCCGTATTCCCAGATTGTGTGATTGTTTCCTGCGGGGAAAAAGGCGAatgaggaagatggccaaCATAGAGAACCGCGGGGATTTGCACATCCGATATGTTGGCATAAGCTGCGCTCATTGAAGAATACCCCGCTCATGGAGAGGTTTGACCCAGTTGATTCGTCATTAGAACGTACCCCTATATATTGTCTGGTAgtctcatcatccaggcTCGAGATTGTGGCATACACTCAACTAAATTGGAAACCCTTTCACAGACCCAAATTCGAATCAAAATCCAACATCGTAATATCATCCCAAGGTTCCTCTTTGCCCAGCATGCCTACCCCAGCAAACAACATTGCTACAAATGTGTCTGATGTAATTACTTGCCCTCAATAACAATCTTGATAACGCTAAGTGTCACAAGCTCATCATACGTGTCACAGCCGAATCATCTACCCGATAAGGTAGGCGGACCGAAGACCACTGGTATGGTTGGTCGCACGTTTGGCTACCAATGCCCCACTGGCCCTCAATACCGCATCAGTTTCAGCAAGGAACTAGTCTACTTCACAGTTCCCCCTCTTCCGGATGGAACTGAAGTACTCGCCCTTCCCTACCAACAGCGTGAGATTCGTTCTGATCTGTATTTGGTACATTGGATGGGGCCCGGACGGCAAGGACATGTAGCCCTGGTGTTTGATCTAGAACAGAAGAAGGTTGACTGCGCGGCCTTGATGCCAGCAGGTCTATACGAACTCTTTGATCGTGCCGTATTTAGAGAGGTCTATGAGAATGGCGAGTCTGCTTTGTATTTATCATATGAGTGAGCCATGTTATTTAGTGGCGAATACGACTTGAAATCATTTCCAAGGTTGGGAATGAGCCCCCCAATGTTTGCACTAATGTTGCCTATCTCAAGACTCATTGTATGTTCTCTGTATCCTGATGGCCAATAAGAGAATTTGAATATCTGCATAAGCTTCAAGACATTGCATATGTGATACAGCAGCTTCTCTCTCGAATTTCTTCAAAAGAATGACTAGTTTGCTTTGGTTTGCGCTGGTTTGCGCCTCCACAATGAATGTGATGCTACCCCACGTTTGAATTGGGTAATTGACCTCGTAATGGGGGAAATTCAGCCAAAGGCATGCTGTGACCAGTAACTTTCAGGATAAGCTTCTCGCCTGCATCAAAGACTAAAGGGAGGCGAAGGAGCTATTTCTTGAGCTCTTTGTCCTTTATTTAACTTGCTCAATGAGTTGTGGTAATCCTAGAACAGATCACATGACATTTTAGTTTTGTAGTCTCCCTTATTACATGTTGTGGTatccctatcaattcccgCGGGTCGCTTGTGGATTAACGTTGCGTTAGTTAGCGGGTCCAGTTGGTCAGCCGCGTCAGATCCGCATTATGCGGACCTGCTAATTTTATAATACTATAGTACTATATCTAAGCGTTAGAAAAAATCCTTAATATAGGGTAATTACTCTATATTAATTCGCTCTACTTCTATGATGTTTTAGGTAGTAGGGATATAATCGGTAGGGTAGCGTTTTAGAAACCTATAGGCCTAATTGTTACCTACGCGTCGCATAGAACTACTTCGCTCTAGTATTTCGTTTACTATACCCTTAAACTCTACTAGTATTAGTTAAAGATTTATACAATAAATTAGATCTATCTAGTATATTAATGCCTAATCTTAAGGTTTATTAAAGAATTTGTTAGGGCCCTAGCGTACCGAACGAGACATGCAACCGTGAACGCGTCGTTCGAGTCGATAGTAATCAACTCTACATTCTCACGCGATCGCTACTATTTTAGGCTTTCTACGATCATAGTAGGCCTATAAGGCTTTTATTAGGCATTATAGTAGTAGGTAATAGTAGGAAGAAGTTGGTAGGTGGAAGAAAAATTATCATTAGACTAAAATTTCATTAGACTGGGGAGGACCCGCAACCGCGCAGCATTGGGGGTCCGATtttagggggcgattatATCAGCACCGTCATCAACTTTTCTTCTAAGAAGTTCTCGCGACGTCCAACCAGACAAAAATAGCTAATTAGAAGATTTACGCTAGCCCTGCTCTTAAGATGCCTTTTCTCAGTTTTAATCCCTATATTTACTATGAACGATGTTGCAATCCTTACCTGATCGACACGCTTCTACCATCTCTGGTAATTATTGTTTACAGTAACATTTCACATCCCTGTCGTCTAAGCATACATCGGATAAATTCCATTATTGTATAGCAATCTTAAATTGGTTTATTATAAAACACCCGACAAATGAATTTTCCGAAGCAAGGGAACGAAATTTGCGATTGAATTAAGACTACAAGGTTCCGAATGATCCAGGAGTATCGTTTATTAATTACCCGCGGGAAAATATTCCTGCTTCCCATGATAGTACTGATTACTTGGATTAGGGCGAGAAGTCTTTCAACCATTTGGAGAATCTTACCGCCTCACTTCCCCCTACCGACTATGTTAATGTAGTTAACTACTACGTACCACCCACCCCGTCGCACCATCCGGGCGGATCTCTAACCACAATCCCTGCCGCAGACGACCCCTATTTAATTCAGTTAATATTCTTATCGAAGTATTTGAAGATCGACTTCTTATCTGTTAAAGGTGTACTGCACTAGTTAACACATATCAATTCTACTAGCTCTCTAAGtagacgaggaagatctcATACCTCACCAACGAGAGTAATGAGAGCCGACTGCTACAAGGGGGCAAGTTCGTGGAAAAGCTAGTATGAGATCTTAAAGGTCCAGGCATACTGGTCAGCTTTGCCGATATCAGTGCTGACATCAAGGACCAAAGAACCATTTGCCAGCTGCCGGGACGGGACCACGGCACCACTTTTAGAGCCCCCAACGACAGTGACGCAGTCATCGGCAAGATAAGGAACCAGATCAGGAATGACAAGGTTACCATCAGGCTGACTTGTAACGTGGATGTAAAAGGCGTCTTCAGTGGTGGTGTATCGAAAGACACCCGTGCCAGGCCCACTGGGCCAGTACTTGGTATCAAAGATGCTTTCTGAATGAGCCTTGAACCATTTGCCCGCTTCTCGCAAGTGAGTGGACATGACACTAGCAATGGTGCCGTCTCCTCTGGGTCCGACGTCCAGGAGCAAGTTGCCATTCTTGGCGACGACGTCAATGAGCGACGTGACCACATCCGAGGCAGTCATGTAGGCCGAGTCAGGGGTTGCAGCGTTAAATCCAAACGAGTCTGGATCCATTCCACGAGTGGCCTCCCACGGTGTGGTTATTAATGTAGTGGAAGAGGCGTATTCGGGAGTCTGGAAATCGCCGTCGATGCCACCACAGCGGTTGTTGATAGTGACTTGGCGATTCTGCTCTCGTGCAGCATTGATGAATGGCGCAGCAAACTGCGGTGCCATGTTTGCGCCGCCAATGTCGCACCACATGATGTCTGTGTCGTAGTcgttggcgaggatgtcCATCGACGGTAGCTGGAAATCGGCCACGTAATCGGCCACTTCAACTAGACCTGTATATGGCACAGTCTTGTTGGTATATGGATTTTTTGGGGGACCTGAACACTCTTAGTGGAAAGATTCATTTAACCTTCTAGAAACACTTACCAACCCCAAATTCACCACTCAGCGTGTAAGGGGTATAGAGCGGGTTGAACCACTCTGGCAGTGAGTAATAAGTGCCTCGGTGGAGCTGCGGTTGGTATTGCTTTGCGGCTTCAAAGACTTCCCTGAGAAAGTCCCGGTGTGGGTTTTGTGCAACTGAGTTTCGCTCCGAGATAGAGTTGGACATGTTGAACAAGGCAAACCCATCGTGGTGTTTGGTGACCTGAACGAAATACCGCGCGCCAGCATCGGCAAATAAGTCGACCCAGTCTTTGGGATTGAAGTTGTCTGCTGTAAAATTGGCAATGTAGTCATCGTAAATGAATAGTGGCCCATAGTGCTCCAGGCCCCACTCATATGTTTGAGTCGGGTCGTTGGGGTTCATTTGATGAGACCAGTACCTTTTTCAGTTAGTAATGTAGTAGCAAATAACTAACCAACCACATCATGCTTCACTTACCACTCGGCGTAGCTCTCATTGGCGCCCACATTTCCCCAGGCGGGGATTGAGTATAATCCCCAGTGGACAAAAATGCCAAACTTTCCCTTTCTCCACCAATCCGGAGCTTCATGCTGGTCCACGGACGATTTGGTCGGGTCGTAGGTGGGAATTCCGTACGTGGCGGTGATTTCTAGGGAGCTTTTGCCTTGGGATTCCCATTCTGCGACAACCGTTGCTGGACCTGAGGATCCATCTGCGACACCAGGTTTGTTGACCACACCGACTTCAACTATAGCCGAGTCGTTGGGCCGGAGTCGTTTCACCGAAGCTGGCCGCGTAGTAATCAAACTGGGAGAGTCAACATGTACCATGAGATTGTCTTTCGTAGTCAACCAGGCATTGCCGGTGTTTTTCACAACCACGTCGAATATCTGGACCTCGGAACTGTCCTCGAACCATCtggtcgaggaattggcctGAACCACGCTAACGCTTAGGACGGCTTATCTGGTTTAGCAAACCCACATAATGTTAGCAGATGACAGAACGACTTACCAGCCTGAGACACAGGATTGGCAACAACAGTACTAGCTGCTAGGAACAACAGTAGAGCTCTAGCGACGTGCATTGTAAATGGAGTCATGGCTAAGCTATCGAGATGATGAATTAAACAGACCCTGCGAGCTACAGAGATTTTCTCGACCCCTCAACCCAGGACTTGAACATCACTTTTATACATTACCATACAGCACTGCGAATTCCTGCTGTTGTGCTTTCGATTTGAATCTGCTAATAACCGACGGGTATTTCTTTTGAACCAGCTTAGCATGACAAAGTGGCGGATGATTAGGTTGATGCGGGGAAAGAATGTGTGACGATCTGTTTGTTGTGAGGAGGGCATCGGCCATGCAATCATCCGCAACCCGTAGCCCAGGAAACAATTTGTCATTTAAAGTTGGCGTTCTATTTCAAATGCGGGAATGATGTCCAGCTCCGTGTGATCAATTTGCATATTCATACTACCATAAACATGGCATAGAAGGCGGGGTAGCAAGCGGGGGATGCTCTCCGGTGTGGCTGTCTCAGGTTACTTTTCTCGCCAACTGTGGTCCTCGGCTGTTTCTTTCCCCATTTCTCCGTTGGCTGACAACCATTTAGAGATATGCTATGGAGATATGAAGAAAAGTGTCCCCCTACAGAGACATAACTGTATATATGTTGCATCGTGGGGCTTCGACCTGCGCATGCCGTTCCCTTAGAATGAGACGTAAAGGCTAATCCAATTAAAATTCAACATCATAGTTCTCGATCATCACAGATTGAAGACACCACTACAGCAGGCATGAACCCATATCTCGTCTATCTGCTTGCTTTTGCCCGGCCTTATCACTGTGCTTCGACGATTCAAGCGCGACtttcgccttcttctccccagGAAGCAGTTCCCGTTGGAAAGGATTTTACTTCATTCTCAATTGAGTACAGCCATCTTCCATGGTTTGCAGGTCCGTACAGCTTTTACCAATTGACCGTTTCAGGAATGCCTTCTTCTGATCTTTCAGGAAATTAGGGAATCATTCTCAACCCAACCAGTTCTCTATCAATCTCCTGTCTAATTTGGGTCGCATGACGGGCTTGATGCCCGTAGTTCGCGTGGGCGGAAGTACACAGTGTGTGCTCCTCATCGCTTTAGTGAGGGGGTTCGTCTTGTTCATGTTAATTCTAACTCTTACGTTAGAGACGACATCCACTACAATGCATCCCTCACTGACCCCGAGTACATCCCTGGCCCAGTAATCGACAACCACCGGCCTCCCATCTACGTCGGCCCTTCGTTCTACTCGTCTTTCGGCACCTTTCCCAACACTCGGTACATCCCAGGTATTAATCTCGCCATTAACGGCTCTGCAGGGAAGGTCACTCGCACGATCGAGAGTGAACTTACCTGCAAGGCTCTCGGCAGCAGTTTGTTCATGTTTGAAGTGGGGAACGAGCCAGATCACTACATCGACTACTTCCGGAGACCCGCTAACTGGACGGTTGAAGAATACGTGGAAGAATGGCTCAAGGGCAGCCAAGAAGTTATGGATGTGATGACCAGTGCCTGCCCACAACTCGCTAAACAGTCAAGTGGCTTCTTTGCACCGAGCTTTGGCGGCACCGATCTCAGTGAACCGTTTTCAGCTCTGACGGCGTTCCAGAGCGGTCAGAATTCGCGGCGTGATATCAGACAGATATCGGTGCACAAGTGAGTTAGTCTGttggtgtttttttttgggaaAGTAATCGTCAATCTAATTGTGTCCTGTCTCGCAGCTACATGGGATCGGCAACTAGTCCCGACGTCAGTCTACAAGGGACATTGTTGAACCACAGCTCCGTTATGGACAGCCTCAAAGCCCACGTCACTCTCGCTGCCGAGTTGCGCCACTTCACGACTGTGCCGTATGTCCTTGGTGAAACCAACAGTCTCAGCGGCGGAGGTGCCACTGGGCTCAGTAACGTCTTCGGATCGGCCCTCTGGGTTGTTGACTACTCCCTATACGCTGCCTCTCAGGGCATCCTTCGGGCACATTTCCATCAGTCCGTAACGTCTCCTTATGCTGCATGGACTCCAAACGGCACTCTCACTACGAATCCGCCATACTATGGCAACATTATGGTCAATGCCGCCATAGGCTCCGCTCCTGACACCGTCGTCGCACCGCTCAAACTGCAGAGTATTGATGACGATCGCGTCTCTGCTTATGTCTTTTATGACAACGGTGGAAAGAAATTATCCCGTGTAATTATTCTCAACATGCGTGAGTGGAACTCGACCACTGCAGGTGCTCGGCCTGAATTGGAAGTGAGTCTTGCTGTGCCAGCGGGTGCGAACGGCGCCCGGGTAGAGCGCCTGgcggcagcgggagcagagGTTACAACGGGTATAACGTATGCAGGGACAAGTTATGACTACGATATCGATCAGGGCAGGCCGGTGATTGTTAATGAAGCAGCGAGTAAAGAGATTGTCTGGGTCGACAGAAGCGCTAAGACTATTAGCATAGGCATACAGGATTCAGAGGGGGTAGTTCTGCATCTATTTTAGCATAGTAGAGTTGCTTTTCAGATATAATGACTGCGGTTTCCTTCTAAATGATATCTAAATTTGCGCATCCCCAACCACACTACCTGATTTTCAGATATACCACGGCAGTTGTCTGGGGTTGAACGGCAACATACAGTGTGAATGTCCCCTTATTTAGCGCTCAGGAGCTTCCAGCTATCACGTATCCAGCTGTTTTCTTCAGAGCAAAAAATGTATCCTGCGATAAGCATGAAAACCAGTTGATATCCCTATCTTGTGGGGGTCCGGTCTTGCCTTCGTGACACACAGCGGGTGTCGGGAGATTAGCATCCGACACTTTTTCCGTTTTCCGCAACAGCTTGCTATACCATTCGGCTTTTGAGCTTGGAATTCCGATGATCAAATGCCGACGGATGAGGGATCAATGCAACCGGACGGATTTGTTACATACAATGCTACACTGACCTCCGAACAATCCGAGAACCTACAGTGTTTTTGTTCTCTATCTCATCCACATTTTCCACTTGGTTTAAACTGCCACCAATCTCCTCTGCTGTACACAGCGAGAATCATGACGCTGCTGGATTCATCTTGTGTGTCTCAGTGCAGACTTAACCCCTTAGCCGAAAATCCTTTCCGTACCAAACAAGATGTGGTCACAGCAAATCAAAGGCTATTTGATCCATTGCTGGTATCCTTTTCGCCAGGAAAAGCACGCGTGCAACTTGATGCCTCAGGATCCACGTGGGATCGCGCTGCCTGTGATTTGGAGGGATTTTCTCGGCCGCTGTTCGGGGTGGCTCCGATGGCCGCCGGGGGTACATCATTCGCCCACTGGGAAGTTTACCGCACCGGATTACAGAATGGGACGGATCCATCACATTCTGAATTCTGGGGTCACGTCACACATATGGACCAACGCCATGTAGAGGCTGCGGCTCTTGGTTACGGCTTGTTACTTGCCTCGGAACATCTCTGGGATCCATTGGATGAACAGACAAAGACTAGAGTCGCAGAGTGGCTGCAAAGGAGTCGAAACACAAAACATGCCAACAATAATCATAAGTTTTTCCGGGTCATAGTAGACCTTGGCTTAGAACGAGTTGGCATCAGTGTCAATTCGGAACAGACAGAAGAATATCTGCAGGATTTGGAGACCCTATATATCGGGAACGGGTGGTATCGGGACGGTGGGGATGTGGGAGATATGCGAAGAATCGATTACTACAACGCATTTGCTATGCATTTCTATGGCTTACTGTATGCTATTTACAGGCCACAAGATGCTACTCGTGCGCAGCGCTTTCGACTGCGAGCTCGCAAATTCGCTTTGCATTTTCAGCATTGGTTTGCTGATGATGGGGCTGGCATTCCTTTCGGCCGGAGCCTAGTCTACCGTCATGCTATGGCTGCTTTTTGGGGCATTTTAGCCGTTGCAAATGAGGAACCTTTACCATGGGGAGTCATGAAAGGGTTGTACTTGCGACATTTGCGATGGTGGGCTTCGCAGCCTATATCACGTCTTGATGATGGACTCTTGACGCTGGGATATTCATACCCGAATCAAATGGTTACTGAAAGATATAGCTCCACAGGGTCCCCATGGTGGGCTATGAAAGTATTTGCCCCTTTGTGTCTGCCAGAAACCCATCCATTCTGGGCCTCAACAGAAATGCCCATGCCCGAACGAGAATCTGTCATCTCCTTTCCGATACCTGGCATGGTTTTCACTCATCAACCGGGTCATTCCGTGATGCTCGTTTCTGGGCCAGGAACAATTCTTCAAATGCGCGGGATGCCTGAGAAATACAACAAGTTTGCTTATTCCTCAAGATATGGTTTCAGCGTTGAAAGTGACTCCAGAGGCTTCTCGATTGGAGCCTTTGATAGCATGCTGGCCTTGAGTGACGATGGGAGACATTTTCGCGTTCGTGAATCTTGCGAAGAGGTTCAAATTGCCAATGGAATCATTTTTTCCAGGTGGTATCCGTGGCCCGATGTGACTGTCGAAACGTGGCTCATTCCTCACGAATGTTGGCATATGAGGGTTCATCAAATTTCCAGTCCACACCCGCTTCGCACCATTGAAGGGGGATTTGCTGTTCCAAAATTCGATTTCAAGCGGGATCAAATGTTCGAACAAAACTCTTTGGCATGGACTTGTGGCGCTATGGGAGATTTCAGCGGTATTGTTGATATGTCAGACCCACCAAGGGCTGGAAGGGTAATGTCTCCCCATGGCAATACCAATGTGATGTATCCAAGGACCATTGTGCCACAACTACAGGGAAATGTTGAGTCCAACTGCACACAGATTTTTACTTCCGCTATTTTGGCAGGCCCGGATGGTTCGAGGCTTAACGAACTCTGGAAGCATCCTCCAAAGCCACCAACAGTCCAGGAACTACGAGAGAAAATCCAAAATGAGGGTGTACTGGTTGAAATCGCGCAAGATATTTTGAGGACTCTGGGTGAATAAATAGTACACAGCTATCTGGGCTTTTATTAGGCTGTTAAGCTAGCTAGCTTAATCCCGTCTTCAATTCCATCCTTGTACGTTCCGAGCGGATGCTTTCTGAATTGTTCCCGGAATTAACAGATCCACTCCCAAAGCGTCAGAGCGCCGGAGATCTACCCCGGAAGAAGTATCGGTGGGTTCGGTGCATTGGACGGCCGCTCCTTAGCCCGTGGCCCGAGTACGAAATTCGGGTTTTATTGGTTGGTTGCTATTGATTGTAATGTTCAAGGAGCAAGAACCTAAGATTCCATTGTTGCTCATCATCATTCCGGGTATCCTGTTTCTCTTCTATACACAGTCTTAGATCATGGACGAACTAGGCAACTGCTCACCGGCCTTTGAGCCACGGACGCTCTCCAGAGGTTGCAATATACCGACGACTCCAGCATTTGGTACAAAAGTTG carries:
- a CDS encoding uncharacterized protein (ID:PFLUO_003362-T1.cds;~source:funannotate) encodes the protein MSKSLRIAVLGPKGQCGACVVDELLSRGHSVVGISRSAPKTWPKPGEYGGIPCDFSDIKGLSKILSDGGFDAVVSAFAPPLADFDAVYAVGVEGHGNIKMAILRSTYRGPFIIIGGAGSLYYKNGVQLCDDESFAFKHWYAWPDVHLDYMSTRMFDHGQRAFGTFIRMFKWARSNRENPGWFSWMFRPFASWFLRSAKKNLTRFNTLGLILCSRAALTMWEGVRETKWSFLSPPWQLRDKGIRTGKYEVHVDDTMGSAEYGIDNGIYNEDMAVAIVDEVENHKLNHKHWTCTGQIGLKEW
- a CDS encoding uncharacterized protein (ID:PFLUO_003363-T1.cds;~source:funannotate), whose product is MHVARALLLFLAASTVVANPVSQAAVLSVSVVQANSSTRWFEDSSEVQIFDVVVKNTGNAWLTTKDNLMVHVDSPSLITTRPASVKRLRPNDSAIVEVGVVNKPGVADGSSGPATVVAEWESQGKSSLEITATYGIPTYDPTKSSVDQHEAPDWWRKGKFGIFVHWGLYSIPAWGNVGANESYAEWYWSHQMNPNDPTQTYEWGLEHYGPLFIYDDYIANFTADNFNPKDWVDLFADAGARYFVQVTKHHDGFALFNMSNSISERNSVAQNPHRDFLREVFEAAKQYQPQLHRGTYYSLPEWFNPLYTPYTLSGEFGVGLVEVADYVADFQLPSMDILANDYDTDIMWCDIGGANMAPQFAAPFINAAREQNRQVTINNRCGGIDGDFQTPEYASSTTLITTPWEATRGMDPDSFGFNAATPDSAYMTASDVVTSLIDVVAKNGNLLLDVGPRGDGTIASVMSTHLREAGKWFKAHSESIFDTKYWPSGPGTGVFRYTTTEDAFYIHVTSQPDGNLVIPDLVPYLADDCVTVVGGSKSGAVVPSRQLANGSLVLDVSTDIGKADQYAWTFKISY
- a CDS encoding uncharacterized protein (ID:PFLUO_003364-T1.cds;~source:funannotate), whose translation is MTGLMPVVRVGGSTQDDIHYNASLTDPEYIPGPVIDNHRPPIYVGPSFYSSFGTFPNTRYIPGINLAINGSAGKVTRTIESELTCKALGSSLFMFEVGNEPDHYIDYFRRPANWTVEEYVEEWLKGSQEVMDVMTSACPQLAKQSSGFFAPSFGGTDLSEPFSALTAFQSGQNSRRDIRQISVHNYMGSATSPDVSLQGTLLNHSSVMDSLKAHVTLAAELRHFTTVPYVLGETNSLSGGGATGLSNVFGSALWVVDYSLYAASQGILRAHFHQSVTSPYAAWTPNGTLTTNPPYYGNIMVNAAIGSAPDTVVAPLKLQSIDDDRVSAYVFYDNGGKKLSRVIILNMREWNSTTAGARPELEVSLAVPAGANGARVERLAAAGAEVTTGITYAGTSYDYDIDQGRPVIVNEAASKEIVWVDRSAKTISIGIQDSEGVVLHLF